From the Gasterosteus aculeatus chromosome 13, fGasAcu3.hap1.1, whole genome shotgun sequence genome, one window contains:
- the spinb gene encoding spindlin b — protein MKTPFKSPAAPRPPRADGGHSGVSANMMKKKNSHKKQRTSVGPSKTPAPPRRNIVGCRIQHIWKEGSKSSQWKGTVLDQVPVNPSLYLIKYDGFDCIYGLELYGDERVVGLEVLPDRVAPARVSDSLLAETMIGKAVEHMFETEEGPKEEWRGMVLARAPIMTSWFYITYEKDPVLYMYQLLDDYKEGDLRIMPDSNDSVAAEREPGEVVDSLVGKQVEYAKEDGGKRSGMVIHQVEAKPSVYFIKFDDDFHIYVYDLVKTS, from the exons ATGAAGACCCCATTCAAGAGCCCAGCGGCCCCGCGGCCCCCCCGAGCGGACGGGG GACATTCGGGAGTTTCTGCGAacatgatgaagaagaagaactcgCACAA gaagcagaggaccaGCGTTGGTCCCAGTAAGACTCCGGCTCCGCCCAGGAGGAACATCGTGGGCTGCAGGATCCAGCACATCTGGAAGGAGGGCA GCAAGTCGTCCCAGTGGAAGGGGACGGTCCTGGACCAGGTCCCCGTCAACCCGTCCCTCTACCTGATCAAGTACGACGGCTTCGACTGCATCTACGGCCTGGAGCTGTACGGGGACGAGCGCGTGGTGGGGCTGGAGGTGCTGCCCGACCGAGTGG CTCCGGCCCGCGTCAGCGACTCGCTGCTGGCGGAGACGATGATCGGCAAGGCGGTGGAGCACATGTTCGAGACGGAGGAAGGGCCGAAGGAGGAGTGGCGGGGGATGGTGCTGGCCCGGGCCCCCATCATGACGTCGTGGTTCTACATCACCTACGAGAAGGACCCGGTGCTCTACATGTACCAGCTGCTGGACGACTACAAGGAGGGCGACCTGCGCATCATGCCCGACTCCA atGACAGCGTGGCGGCGGAGCGAGAGCCCGGCGAGGTGGTGGACAGCCTGGTGGGCAAACAGGTGGAGTACGCCAAGGAGGACGGGGGCAAGAGGTCGGGGATGGTCATCCACCAGGTGGAGGCCAAGCCCTCCGTCTACTTCATCAAGTTCGACGACGACTTCCACATTTACGTCTACGACCTGGTCAAGACGTCCTAA